In Vibrio japonicus, one DNA window encodes the following:
- the lepB gene encoding signal peptidase I has translation MANTFSLILVIVTLVTGIVWVLEKLVFAKKRQAQVGEVEAKTNGLDVATLDKVNKQPWWVENSVSIFPVIAAVLVLRSFIYEPFQIPSGSMMPTLLVGDFILVEKYAYGLKDPVWRTQLVETGEPERGDIVVFKYPPQPNIDYIKRVVGLPGDTVRYSNEKEVCIQSPGRSSCQPVKLSHVEESQFIQNGIPLIQMDEKLGEVGHQILVNPLRRDRVEAYQPRSGVNEWVVPEGQYFVMGDNRDNSADSRYWGFVPEANLVGKAVGIWISFEFERDANSVLPSWIPTGVRFSRIGGIN, from the coding sequence ATGGCGAACACATTTTCACTGATCCTCGTTATCGTTACTTTGGTGACAGGTATCGTTTGGGTTTTAGAGAAGCTGGTTTTTGCAAAGAAACGTCAGGCTCAAGTCGGGGAAGTGGAAGCGAAAACCAACGGTCTTGACGTAGCCACTCTGGACAAAGTGAATAAGCAACCTTGGTGGGTAGAGAACAGTGTTTCTATCTTTCCTGTGATTGCCGCGGTGCTTGTATTACGCTCCTTTATCTACGAGCCGTTTCAAATCCCTTCGGGCTCAATGATGCCAACATTATTGGTCGGGGATTTTATTCTGGTAGAAAAATACGCCTATGGTCTGAAAGACCCAGTTTGGCGTACACAGTTAGTTGAGACTGGTGAACCGGAACGTGGTGATATTGTGGTATTTAAATATCCACCTCAGCCAAACATTGATTACATCAAGCGAGTCGTAGGCCTACCAGGTGATACGGTGCGCTATAGCAATGAAAAAGAAGTATGTATTCAGTCTCCGGGCCGAAGCAGTTGCCAACCAGTTAAACTTTCTCATGTTGAAGAAAGCCAATTTATCCAAAATGGTATCCCTCTGATTCAGATGGATGAAAAGTTGGGTGAAGTAGGTCATCAAATCCTCGTTAACCCGTTACGTCGTGATCGTGTTGAAGCGTATCAACCACGTAGCGGCGTAAACGAATGGGTTGTGCCAGAGGGTCAGTACTTCGTTATGGGTGATAACCGTGACAACAGTGCAGACAGCCGTTACTGGGGCTTTGTGCCTGAGGCAAATTTGGTAGGAAAAGCAGTAGGCATCTGGATAAGCTTCGAGTTTGAACGTGATGCTAACAGTGTTCTACCTTCTTGGATTCCAACAGGTGTACGTTTTAGTCGCATCGGTGGTATTAACTAA
- the lepA gene encoding translation elongation factor 4, with product MKHIRNFSIIAHIDHGKSTLSDRLIQVCGGLSDREMAAQVLDSMDLERERGITIKSQSVTLNYTAKDGETYQLNFIDTPGHVDFAYEVSRSLAACEGALLVVDAGQGVEAQTLANCYTAIEMDLEVVPILNKIDLPAADPERVAEEIEEIVGIDAMEATRCSAKTGIGVDDVLENIVSAIPAPEGDPDAPLQALIIDSWFDNYLGVVSLVRIKNGELKKNDKIKVMSTGQTWGVDRLGIFTPKQVDTDVLRTGEVGWVVCGIKDILGAPVGDTLTLAKNGSDKPLPGFKKVKPQVYAGLFPVSSDDYENFRDALGKLSLNDASLFYEPENSAALGFGFRCGFLGMLHMEIIQERLEREYDLDLITTAPTVVYEVEQTDGKLLYVDSPAKLPAVNDIEEIREPIARCNILVPSEYLGNVITLCVEKRGTQVDMVYHGNQVAVTYDIPMAEVVLDFFDRLKSTSRGYASLDYNFQRFDASNMVRVDVLLNGDTVDALAMITHKDQSQTRGRQLVEKMKEFIPRQMFDIAIQAAIGNHIIARSTVKQLRKNVIAKCYGGDVSRKKKLLKKQKEGKKRMKQIGNVELPQEAFLAILHVGKD from the coding sequence ATGAAGCACATTCGTAACTTTTCGATTATCGCCCACATCGACCATGGTAAGTCGACCCTATCTGACCGTTTGATCCAAGTTTGTGGTGGCTTAAGCGACCGTGAAATGGCAGCACAGGTTCTGGACTCAATGGACCTAGAGCGCGAACGTGGTATCACCATCAAATCTCAGAGTGTGACTCTAAACTACACTGCAAAAGATGGTGAGACTTACCAATTAAACTTTATCGACACCCCAGGACACGTTGACTTCGCGTACGAAGTATCGCGTTCATTAGCGGCATGTGAAGGTGCACTGCTGGTGGTAGATGCGGGTCAGGGCGTAGAAGCGCAAACACTGGCTAACTGTTACACCGCGATCGAGATGGATCTGGAAGTTGTGCCAATCTTAAACAAGATTGACCTTCCAGCAGCTGATCCTGAACGTGTTGCGGAAGAAATTGAAGAAATCGTTGGCATCGACGCGATGGAAGCGACACGATGCTCAGCGAAAACGGGTATTGGTGTTGATGACGTTCTAGAGAACATCGTATCAGCGATTCCAGCGCCAGAAGGTGATCCAGATGCGCCACTTCAAGCGTTGATCATCGACTCATGGTTTGATAACTACCTTGGTGTTGTGTCTTTAGTGCGTATTAAGAATGGCGAACTAAAGAAAAACGACAAGATCAAAGTAATGAGCACTGGTCAAACTTGGGGTGTCGACCGTCTAGGTATCTTCACTCCAAAACAAGTGGATACAGATGTTCTACGTACTGGCGAAGTAGGCTGGGTGGTGTGTGGTATTAAAGACATCCTTGGCGCGCCAGTAGGTGATACGCTAACTCTTGCGAAGAACGGCAGTGACAAACCGCTACCGGGCTTTAAAAAAGTAAAACCTCAGGTATACGCAGGTCTGTTCCCTGTATCGTCTGACGATTACGAAAACTTCCGTGATGCGCTAGGTAAACTGAGCCTGAACGATGCGTCGCTGTTCTACGAGCCAGAAAACTCTGCGGCACTAGGTTTTGGTTTCCGTTGTGGTTTCCTTGGCATGCTGCACATGGAAATCATCCAAGAGCGTTTGGAGCGTGAATACGATCTAGACCTGATTACTACTGCGCCAACGGTAGTTTACGAAGTAGAACAAACCGACGGAAAACTGCTGTATGTTGATAGCCCAGCGAAACTTCCAGCAGTAAACGACATTGAAGAAATCCGTGAACCAATCGCGCGTTGTAACATTCTAGTGCCTTCAGAGTACCTAGGTAACGTGATTACGCTGTGTGTGGAAAAACGTGGTACTCAGGTCGATATGGTTTACCACGGTAACCAAGTGGCAGTGACTTACGATATCCCGATGGCAGAAGTGGTATTGGACTTCTTCGACCGTCTGAAATCAACGTCACGTGGTTATGCGTCTTTGGATTACAACTTCCAGCGTTTCGACGCGTCTAACATGGTACGTGTTGATGTACTGCTTAACGGTGATACGGTTGACGCTCTTGCGATGATTACCCACAAAGATCAATCGCAAACTCGCGGTCGTCAGCTAGTTGAGAAGATGAAAGAGTTCATCCCTCGTCAGATGTTTGATATCGCGATTCAGGCGGCAATCGGCAACCACATCATCGCGCGTTCTACGGTCAAACAGCTACGTAAGAACGTAATCGCGAAATGTTACGGTGGTGACGTCAGCCGTAAGAAGAAACTTCTGAAGAAACAGAAAGAAGGTAAGAAGCGCATGAAGCAGATCGGTAACGTAGAACTGCCGCAAGAAGCGTTCCTTGCAATTCTTCACGTAGGTAAAGACTAG
- a CDS encoding SoxR reducing system RseC family protein, giving the protein MMTALATVSAVKARAEGYEVELSCDQQTSCNSCSSQKSCGTGVVSKAIGKKSLHWHLVTKKIVKEGQVVEIGLPEKSLLQSAAIVYLIPLFALIIGAVLGQWMIAPWLGGGEGFVILSSAIFTGAGIYLAKVMAAKQEELSSEQVTLLRILGEPIS; this is encoded by the coding sequence ATGATGACCGCATTAGCAACTGTGTCTGCTGTAAAAGCGCGTGCAGAAGGTTATGAAGTTGAACTGAGTTGTGACCAACAAACCAGTTGCAACAGTTGTTCATCGCAAAAAAGTTGCGGCACAGGCGTGGTTTCCAAAGCCATCGGTAAAAAGTCGCTTCATTGGCATTTGGTTACCAAAAAAATCGTCAAAGAAGGTCAGGTGGTCGAAATCGGTTTGCCTGAGAAAAGTTTGTTGCAGTCGGCCGCTATTGTCTATCTCATCCCGTTGTTTGCATTGATTATCGGTGCAGTGTTAGGACAGTGGATGATCGCCCCCTGGCTGGGTGGTGGAGAAGGATTCGTCATTCTTAGCTCTGCTATCTTTACTGGTGCTGGCATTTACCTTGCGAAAGTGATGGCAGCAAAACAGGAAGAGCTCTCTTCAGAGCAGGTTACCTTGCTAAGGATATTGGGAGAACCAATTAGCTAG
- the rnc gene encoding ribonuclease III: protein MNSPIMKLEKKLGYQFNDAELINLALTHRSANGKHNERLEFLGDSILSFVIADDLYHRFPKVNEGDMSRMRATLVRGNTLAELGREFELGDHLKLGPGELKSGGFRRDSILADAVEAIIGAIYLDSDIEMVRGIILSWYKQRLEAIKPGVSQKDPKTRLQEFLQGRRKPLPVYTVTNIKGEAHNQEFTVSCDVAGIGDPVIGKGTSRRKAEQAAAEIALEQLTNG, encoded by the coding sequence ATGAATTCTCCTATCATGAAATTAGAAAAAAAGCTCGGCTATCAGTTTAATGATGCTGAGCTTATCAACTTAGCGCTGACTCACCGCAGCGCTAACGGTAAACACAATGAACGTCTTGAGTTTCTGGGCGATTCAATTTTAAGTTTTGTCATTGCAGACGATCTTTATCACCGTTTCCCTAAAGTAAACGAAGGGGACATGAGCCGCATGCGTGCAACATTAGTGCGTGGAAATACATTGGCGGAGCTAGGTCGAGAATTCGAACTAGGAGATCACTTAAAATTAGGTCCAGGTGAGTTAAAAAGTGGCGGTTTCCGTCGTGACTCTATCCTTGCTGATGCGGTTGAAGCCATCATTGGTGCTATCTATCTAGATAGTGATATTGAAATGGTTCGTGGCATCATTCTTAGCTGGTATAAGCAGCGTCTGGAAGCGATTAAACCGGGTGTTTCTCAGAAAGACCCTAAAACACGTCTTCAAGAATTTCTGCAAGGCAGAAGAAAACCACTTCCTGTTTACACAGTGACTAATATTAAAGGTGAAGCACACAATCAGGAATTTACTGTGTCGTGTGACGTTGCAGGTATCGGAGATCCTGTAATTGGTAAAGGCACCAGCCGCCGCAAGGCAGAACAAGCGGCTGCAGAAATAGCACTGGAGCAATTGACCAATGGCTGA
- the acpS gene encoding holo-ACP synthase, translated as MAIVGLGTDIAEIERVEKALARTGEAFARRILTEVELEKFHSLKQQGRFLAKRFAAKEAASKALGTGIALGVTFQDFIISNDEYGAPVLTLVNKALEIAQRKQVQHIHLSISDERHYAMATVILEQ; from the coding sequence ATGGCAATTGTTGGACTAGGCACCGATATTGCGGAAATCGAGCGAGTGGAAAAAGCGCTCGCTCGAACGGGTGAAGCCTTTGCCCGCCGGATTCTGACTGAGGTAGAACTCGAGAAGTTTCACAGTTTGAAGCAGCAAGGGCGCTTTTTAGCCAAACGCTTTGCCGCGAAAGAGGCGGCGTCCAAAGCGTTAGGGACTGGCATCGCATTGGGTGTCACGTTTCAGGACTTTATCATCAGCAACGATGAATATGGTGCCCCCGTATTAACCTTGGTCAACAAAGCACTCGAGATCGCGCAGCGCAAGCAGGTGCAACATATCCACTTGTCGATTTCCGATGAGCGGCACTACGCGATGGCGACAGTGATTCTTGAACAATAA
- the pdxJ gene encoding pyridoxine 5'-phosphate synthase, producing MSSIYLGVNIDHIATLRNARGTKYPDPVHAAEVAERAGADGITIHLREDRRHILDRDVRILRETLQTRMNLEMAVTEEMVEIALKTKPEYVCLVPEKREELTTEGGLDVVGQLEKVKAATQILTEAGIKVSLFIDADREQIDAAKACGAPFVELHTGHYADAETELDQQNELKKIAAGASYAANQGITVNAGHGLTYHNVAPIAAIPEIYELNIGHSIIGRAAFDGLHKAVADMKALMVEARK from the coding sequence ATGAGCTCAATTTATCTAGGTGTTAACATCGATCATATTGCGACTTTACGTAACGCGCGTGGTACGAAATATCCAGATCCTGTCCATGCAGCAGAGGTTGCTGAACGTGCGGGAGCGGATGGTATTACAATTCACCTACGTGAAGATCGTCGTCATATCTTAGATAGAGATGTTCGTATTCTGAGAGAGACGTTGCAAACTCGCATGAACCTAGAGATGGCTGTCACTGAAGAGATGGTTGAAATCGCTCTGAAGACAAAACCAGAATACGTGTGCCTAGTCCCTGAGAAGCGTGAAGAGCTGACCACTGAAGGCGGCTTGGACGTTGTGGGTCAGCTAGAAAAAGTTAAAGCAGCGACACAGATACTGACCGAAGCGGGAATCAAAGTCTCGCTGTTTATCGACGCAGACCGCGAACAAATTGATGCTGCTAAAGCGTGTGGCGCACCTTTCGTTGAATTGCACACTGGCCACTATGCAGATGCTGAAACAGAATTAGATCAGCAGAATGAGCTTAAAAAAATCGCAGCTGGCGCAAGCTACGCGGCCAACCAGGGTATTACAGTAAATGCAGGTCATGGTCTGACTTACCATAATGTTGCACCTATTGCGGCAATTCCTGAAATTTACGAGTTGAACATCGGACACTCTATTATTGGCCGTGCAGCTTTCGATGGATTACACAAAGCCGTTGCTGATATGAAAGCACTGATGGTTGAAGCGCGTAAGTAA
- the era gene encoding GTPase Era, whose product MADSTDNNEFDIDAFFSSSNEPTSSPENQHCGFVAIVGRPNVGKSTLLNRILGQKISITSRKPQTTRHRIMGVDTEGDYQAIYVDTPGLHIEEKRAINRLMNRAANSSLSDVNLVFFLVDGTLWTKDDEMVLTKLQKSNFPVVLCVNKVDNVQDRNEVMLHMMEVSKRMDFVDVVPISAKHGKNIDVLRKHVREYLPKATHHFPEEYVTDRSQRFMASEIVREKLMRFTGDELPYSVTVEIERFDYNPETDGFHINALILVERSGQKKMVIGKGGEKIKTIGREARLDMEELFGRKVYLETWVKVKSGWADDERALRSLGYIDDL is encoded by the coding sequence ATGGCTGATTCAACAGATAACAACGAATTTGACATCGATGCGTTTTTCTCTTCAAGCAACGAGCCAACAAGCTCGCCAGAGAATCAACATTGTGGCTTTGTCGCGATCGTAGGTCGTCCAAACGTAGGTAAATCGACCCTACTGAACCGAATCCTTGGACAGAAGATTTCTATCACCTCGCGTAAACCACAAACCACTCGTCACCGCATTATGGGTGTTGATACCGAGGGTGATTATCAAGCGATTTACGTTGATACACCGGGACTGCACATTGAAGAAAAACGTGCAATTAACCGTCTGATGAACCGTGCGGCGAATTCATCTCTCAGTGACGTTAACTTAGTGTTCTTCTTGGTTGATGGCACACTTTGGACAAAAGATGACGAAATGGTGCTGACAAAGCTTCAAAAGTCGAACTTCCCTGTGGTTCTGTGTGTTAACAAAGTAGACAACGTACAAGATCGTAATGAAGTCATGCTTCATATGATGGAGGTGTCGAAGAGGATGGATTTTGTTGATGTTGTGCCAATCTCGGCTAAACACGGCAAGAACATCGATGTGTTACGTAAACATGTACGCGAGTATCTACCGAAAGCGACTCACCACTTCCCTGAAGAGTATGTCACCGACCGTTCTCAGCGCTTTATGGCGTCAGAGATCGTACGTGAAAAGCTAATGCGTTTTACGGGTGACGAGCTACCTTACTCAGTAACGGTTGAGATTGAACGTTTTGACTACAACCCAGAAACGGATGGCTTCCACATCAACGCGTTGATCTTGGTTGAGCGCAGTGGCCAAAAGAAAATGGTGATTGGTAAAGGCGGCGAGAAGATCAAAACCATTGGTCGAGAAGCACGTCTAGACATGGAAGAGCTATTTGGCCGCAAGGTTTACCTAGAAACGTGGGTGAAGGTGAAATCTGGTTGGGCAGATGACGAACGAGCACTTCGCTCTCTTGGCTATATCGACGATTTATAA
- the rseB gene encoding sigma-E factor regulatory protein RseB, protein MKKLLIGALTLLSLNMPTAFAEKPAAEALLHQMNGASQRLNFELSYILIEKNSIEPLLYRHAVLEEQQLEHLVYLSGPIREVIRRGEEVSYIEPGRDPFTIESGSMVAPIIPFLNADVDYLSKYYDFIELGRAREAGSACQVLRVVPKDGLRYSYVVWVDEKNKLPLRADLIDRDGEVLEQFRTISYSVSDQVVDILSGLNDVKLPDVLSLPKGQILESYWHVNWIPNGFEAKELNRYRMANTERMVESQMYSDGLFNFSVYVADSDNLSLKGQLIRQGRRTLHSLVNGDLEVSVIGDIPPATAKRIAQSVVISPESATP, encoded by the coding sequence ATGAAAAAACTTCTGATCGGTGCGCTGACACTGCTCAGTTTGAATATGCCTACAGCCTTTGCAGAGAAACCCGCTGCCGAGGCTTTGTTGCATCAAATGAACGGAGCAAGCCAGCGTCTTAATTTTGAACTGTCTTATATCTTAATTGAGAAAAATAGTATCGAGCCTTTGCTTTATAGACATGCAGTGTTAGAGGAACAGCAGCTCGAACACTTGGTCTATTTGAGTGGCCCTATCCGAGAAGTCATACGTCGTGGTGAAGAAGTCAGTTACATCGAACCCGGTAGAGATCCCTTTACGATCGAATCAGGAAGTATGGTTGCTCCGATTATCCCCTTTCTAAATGCAGATGTTGATTATCTGAGTAAATATTACGACTTTATTGAGCTTGGCCGAGCGCGTGAAGCAGGTTCTGCATGTCAGGTGTTACGTGTAGTCCCGAAAGATGGACTCCGCTATTCCTACGTTGTTTGGGTCGATGAAAAGAACAAGTTACCACTGAGAGCCGATCTTATTGACCGAGATGGAGAAGTGCTAGAACAGTTCAGAACTATCTCATATAGCGTTAGCGATCAGGTGGTCGACATCTTAAGTGGATTAAATGATGTCAAACTTCCGGATGTGCTTTCCCTGCCTAAAGGGCAAATCTTAGAGTCTTATTGGCATGTCAATTGGATTCCAAATGGCTTTGAAGCGAAAGAGCTCAACCGTTACCGTATGGCAAATACAGAACGTATGGTAGAAAGCCAGATGTATAGCGATGGCTTATTTAACTTCTCTGTTTATGTGGCAGACAGTGATAATTTGTCGCTTAAAGGCCAGCTTATCAGGCAAGGAAGACGTACGCTGCATAGTCTAGTAAACGGTGACCTTGAAGTCTCTGTGATTGGCGATATACCACCAGCGACTGCGAAACGCATTGCTCAATCTGTGGTGATTTCTCCAGAGAGTGCAACGCCATGA
- the recO gene encoding DNA repair protein RecO, whose translation MSSEGLQRCFVLHRRPYSESSLILDVFSEEYGRVTLMSKGARSKRSNLKGALQPFTPLLLKWSGNGSMKTLRQAEPISLGLPLSGINLYSAMYVNELIGRILMAEVPMPALFHDYLHALTELAQSENPEPALRRFELAMLSAMGYGVDFLHCAGTGEPIDPEMTYRYREQKGFIASVRRDNLTFLGNELIAISERRFTTKEQLKAAKRFTRIALKPYLGGKPLKSRELFLSMVPRARSIGK comes from the coding sequence ATGTCTTCTGAAGGCCTACAACGCTGTTTTGTTTTGCATCGTCGCCCCTATAGTGAATCGAGCTTGATCCTTGATGTTTTTAGCGAGGAGTATGGCCGCGTTACGCTGATGTCTAAGGGAGCAAGAAGCAAGCGTTCTAATTTGAAAGGAGCGCTGCAGCCGTTTACGCCACTATTGCTGAAATGGTCTGGCAACGGCTCGATGAAGACGTTGCGACAAGCTGAACCGATCAGTCTTGGCTTGCCATTGAGTGGGATTAATCTTTACTCGGCGATGTATGTCAACGAGTTGATTGGCCGAATATTGATGGCAGAAGTGCCAATGCCGGCATTGTTTCATGATTATCTTCACGCGCTGACAGAGCTGGCGCAGAGTGAAAACCCTGAACCTGCATTACGTCGCTTTGAACTCGCGATGCTATCCGCGATGGGATATGGGGTGGATTTCCTTCATTGTGCAGGTACAGGAGAACCTATCGACCCTGAGATGACTTATCGCTATCGCGAACAGAAAGGGTTTATTGCATCGGTGCGTCGAGACAACCTGACGTTTCTTGGTAACGAATTAATTGCCATCAGTGAACGTAGATTTACCACAAAAGAACAACTTAAAGCAGCAAAACGCTTTACACGTATAGCCTTAAAGCCGTATCTTGGCGGCAAACCATTAAAAAGCAGGGAACTATTTTTGTCGATGGTTCCCAGAGCACGGAGTATTGGAAAATGA